The following proteins are co-located in the Seriola aureovittata isolate HTS-2021-v1 ecotype China chromosome 7, ASM2101889v1, whole genome shotgun sequence genome:
- the cndp1 gene encoding cytosolic non-specific dipeptidase translates to MNPPVLPSILLVISTVHAFQYTELVQYVDSHQEEYVEALRDWVAIESDSSNVLKRPDLHRMMDMAAQKLRLMGGTVELVDIGEQELPDGQMLALPKVVTAQFGNDSNKHTVCVYGHVDVQPAKKEDGWATDPYNLTDINGNLYGRGASDNKAPVLAWIHAVEAYQALNMELPVNVKFVIEGMEETGSNGLDAMILAQRDTFFSDVDYIIISDCGWLSTRPALTYGTRGNCYFFAEVEGPKQDLHSGVYGGTVIEPMTDLIGILDTLISPSGKILIPGIRDAVAPLSDEEWRMYQDIQFDIDHYKNKIGVNQLMYSNKVDVLAHMWRYPTVTIHGIEGAFSDPGTKTVIPAKVTAKFSIRQVPNMDPAMVKKQVTDYLHSVFAKRKSPNALKVTMVIGAKPWLADTQHPLYEAGKAAVKRVFDTDSDLIREGGTIPIARTFQDVTGKSIIMMPIGGFDDGLHSQNEKMSRYNYIEGTKLFIAYLNEVSQIRKTTV, encoded by the exons ATGAATCCTCCGGTCCTGCCCTCCATCCTGCTGGTCATCTCTACTGTCCATGCCTTCCAGTATACGGAGCTGGTGCAGTACGTCGACAGCCACCAAGAGGAATATGTAGAG GCTCTGCGGGACTGGGTTGCAATCGAGAGTGACTCCAGTAACGTCCTGAAAAGACCAGACCTGCATCGCATGATGGATATGGCGGCTCagaagctgaggctgatgggcgGGACCGTAGAGCTGGTGGACATCGGagaacaggaa CTTCCTGACGGCCAGATGTTAGCATTGCCTAAAGTGGTGACGGCTCAGTTCGGCAACGactccaacaaacacacagtgtgtgtttacggTCACGTGGACGTCCAACCCGCGAAGAAAGAGGACGGCTGGGCAACAGATCCCTACAACCTGACCGACATCAACG GTAACCTGTATGGAAGAGGAGCATCAGACAACAAGGCTCCAGTTTTAGCCTGGATCCACGCAGTGGAGGCTTACCAGGCCCTCAACATG GAGCTGCCAGTGAATGTGAAGTTTGTCATCGAGGGCATGGAGGAGACGGGCTCTAACGGCCTGGATGCCATGATCCTGGCCCAGAGAGACACCTTCTTCTCTGACGTGGATTATATCATCATCTCAGACTGCGGCTGGCTCAGCACCCGACCCGCCCTCACCTATGGCACCAGAGGCAACTGCTACTTCTTTGCTGAG GTGGAAGGACCTAAACAGGATTTACATTCTGGAGTGTACGGAGGCACCGTGATTGAACCAATGACTGACCTCATTGGAATTCTag ACACGCTGATCAGCCCCAGTGGTAAGATCCTGATTCCTGGGATCAGGGACGCCGTGGCGCCCCTCTCTGATGAGGAATGGAGGATGTACCAGGACATCCAGTTTGACATTGACCACTACAAGAACAAGATCGGTGTAAACCAGCTCATGTACAGCAACAAG GTGGATGTGTTGGCCCACATGTGGCGCTACCCCACCGTCACCATCCATGGCATCGAAGGGGCCTTCTCTGACCCTGGCACAAAGACTGTCATCCCTGCTAAGGTTACTGCTAAGTTCTCCATTAGACAAGTTCCCAACATGGACCCTGCAATGGTCAAGAAACag GTGACAGACTACCTTCACTCTGTGTTTGCCAAGAGGAAGAGTCCCAACGCGCTGAAAGTCACCATGGTGATCGGGGCAAAGCCTTGGCTGGCTGACACTCAGCATCCTCTTTATGAGGCTGGGAAGGCTGCTGTCAAGAGAG TTTTTGACACGGATTCTGATCTGATCCGTGAGGGCGGGACCATCCCTATCGCCAGAACCTTCCAGGATGTGACGGGAAAAAGCATCATCATGATGCCGATCGGAGGCTTCGATGACGGGCTGCACTCCCAGAACGAGAAGATGAGCAG gtACAACTACATCGAGGGAACCAAGTTATTCATTGCCTACCTGAACGAGGTGTCCCAGATCAGGAAGACAACTGTGTGA